A window from Manis javanica isolate MJ-LG chromosome 10, MJ_LKY, whole genome shotgun sequence encodes these proteins:
- the KRT5 gene encoding keratin, type II cytoskeletal 5, whose protein sequence is MSLQSKVSVRSGGSRSFSAASAITPSISRTSFTSVSRSGGGGGGFGRVSLGGVCGAGGYGSRSLYNLGGSKRISISTSGGSFRNRFGSGAGGGYGFAGGAGSGFGFGGGAGGGFGLGGGAGFGGGFGGPGFPVCPPGGIQEVTVNQSLLTPLNLQIDPTIQRVRTEEREQIKTLNNKFASFIDKVRFLEQQNKVLDTKWTLLQEQGTKTVTQNLEPLFEQYINNLRRQLDSILGERGRLDSELRNMQDLVEDFKNKYEDEINKRTTAENEFVMLKKDVDAAYMNKVELEAKVDALMDEINFTKMFFEAELSQMQTHVSDTSVVLSMDNNRNLDLDSIIAEVKAQYEEIANRSRTEAESWYQTKYEELQQTAGRHGDDLRNTKHEISEMNRMIQRLRAEIDNVKKQCASLQAAIADAEQRGELALKDARNKLAELEDALQKAKQDMARLLREYQELMNTKLALDVEIATYRKLLEGEECRLSGEGVGPVNISVVTNSISSSYGGGSGFGGGLGGGLGSGLGGGLGSGLGGGGGVSYYSSSSGGVGLGSGLSVGGAGFSAGSGRSLGVGLGSGGASSSSVKFVSTTSSSRKSIKS, encoded by the exons ATGTCTCTCCAGTCGAAAGTGTCCGTCCGGAGTGGGGGCAGCCGCAGCTTCAGTGCCGCCTCGGCCATCACCCCGTCCATCTCCCGCACCAGCTTCACCTCTGTGTCCCGGTccgggggtggtggtggaggcTTTGGCAGGGTCAGCCTTGGGGGTGTTTGTGGAGCAGGCGGCTATGGCAGCCGGAGCCTCTACAACCTGGGGGGCTCCAAGCGGATCTCCATCAGTACTAGTGGCGGCAGCTTCAGGAACCGATTTGGCTCTGGGGCTGGAGGCGGCTATGGCTTTGCAGGCGGCGCCGGGAGTGGATTTGGTTTCGGCGGTGGAGCTGGTGGTGGCTTTGGGCTCGGGGGCGGCGCTGGCTTTGGCGGTGGCTTTGGTGGCCCTGGTTTCCCCGTCTGTCCCCCTGGAGGCATCCAAGAGGTCACTGTCAACCAGAGTCTCCTGACTCCCCTCAACCTGCAAATCGACCCCACCATCCAGCGGGTGAGGACTGAGGAGCGGGAGCAGATCAAGACCCTCAACAACAAGTTTGCCTCCTTCATCGACAAG GTGCGGTTCCTGGAGCAGCAGAACAAGGTCCTGGACACCAAGTGGACCCTGCTGCAGGAGCAGGGCACTAAGACTGTGACGCAGAACCTGGAGCCTCTGTTTGAGCAGTACATCAACAACCTCAGGAGACAGCTGGACAGCATCCTGGGGGAGCGAGGCCGCCTGGACTCGGAGCTGAGGAACATGCAGGACCTGGTGGAGGACTTCAAGAACAA GTATGAAGATGAAATCAACAAGCGCACTACCGCTGAGAATGAGTTTGTGATGCTGAAGAAG GATGTGGATGCTGCCTACATGAACAAGGTGGAGCTAGAAGCCAAGGTCGATGCACTGATGGATGAGATCAACTTCACGAAGATGTTCTTTGAGGCG GAGCTGTCCCAGATGCAGACACACGTCTCGGACACCTCCGTGGTCCTGTCCATGGACAATAATCGCAACCTGGACCTGGACAGCATCATTGCTGAGGTCAAGGCCCAGTATGAGGAGATCGCCAACCGCAGCCGGACAGAGGCTGAGTCCTGGTACCAGACCAAG TATGAGGAGCTGCAGCAGACAGCTGGCCGGCACGGTGATGATCTCCGCAACACCAAGCATGAGATCTCCGAGATGAACCGGATGATCCAGAGGCTGAGAGCCGAGATCGACAATGTCAAGAAGCAG TGCGCCAGCCTGCAGGCCGCCATTGCTGATGCTGAGCAGCGTGGGGAGCTGGCCCTCAAGGATGCCAGGAACAAGCTGGCTGAGCTGGAGGACGCCCTGCAGAAGGCCAAGCAGGACATGGCCCGGCTGCTGCGGGAGTACCAGGAGCTGATGAACACCAAGCTGGCCCTGGACGTGGAGATTGCCACTTACAGGAAGCTGCTGGAGGGCGAGGAGTGCAG acTGAGTGGAGAAGGAGTTGGGCCAGTCAACATCT CTGTCGTCACAAACAGCATCTCCTCTTCATATGGCGGAGGCAGCGGCTTTGGCGGTGGCCTCGGTGGAGGTCTTGGCAGTGGCCTGGGTGGAGGTCTTGGCAGTGGcctgggtggaggtggtggtgtaAGCTACTATTCCAGCAGCAGTGGGGGCGTCGGTCTAGGCAGTGGGCTCAGTGTGGGGGGCGCAGGCTTCAGTGCAGGCAGTGGCCGAAGCCTGGGGGTGGGCTTGGGCAGTGGTGGGGCCAGCAGCTCCAGCGTCAAGTTTgtctccaccacctcctcctcccggAAGAGCATCAAGAGCTAA